From one Bacteroides fragilis NCTC 9343 genomic stretch:
- a CDS encoding sulfatase family protein codes for MKNIIPQALLTMPILSTGLQAQEKQPTPNLVFIMADQYRGDAIGCIGKEPVKTPHLDKLASEGINFTNAISSYPVSSPARGMLMTGMYPIGSKVTGNCNSETAPYGVELSQNARCWSDVLKDQGYNMGYIGKWHLDAPYKPYVDTYNNRGKVAWNEWCPPERRHGFDHWIAYGTYDYHLKPMYWNTTAPRDSFYYVNQWGPEYEASKAIEYINGQKDQKQPFALVVSMNPPHTGYELVPDRYKEIYKDLDVEALCKGRPDIPAKGTEMGDYFRNNIRNYYACITGVDENVGRIIEALKQNNLFDNTIVVFTSDHGICMGAHENAGKDIFYEESMRIPMILSWPDQIKPRKSDPLMIAFADLYPTLLSMMGFSKEIPETVQTFDLSNEVLTGKNKKDLVQPYYFVKFDNHATGYRGLRTDRYTYAVHATDGKIDNVILFDRTNDPHEMNNIASQQLKLTHTFNRQLKTWLEKTNDPFAQYIKLK; via the coding sequence ATGAAAAATATCATCCCTCAAGCACTGCTTACCATGCCTATTTTGAGCACTGGACTACAAGCACAAGAAAAGCAACCGACTCCCAATCTAGTCTTCATCATGGCCGACCAATATCGTGGAGATGCCATCGGTTGCATCGGTAAAGAACCTGTAAAGACTCCCCACCTGGACAAGCTTGCCTCCGAAGGAATTAACTTCACCAATGCTATCAGTAGTTATCCGGTATCATCGCCGGCAAGAGGAATGCTAATGACCGGTATGTATCCCATTGGCAGTAAAGTAACCGGGAACTGTAACTCCGAAACCGCTCCTTACGGAGTGGAACTTTCCCAAAACGCCCGCTGTTGGAGCGATGTGCTTAAAGATCAGGGATACAATATGGGATACATCGGAAAGTGGCATCTGGATGCACCCTACAAGCCCTATGTAGACACTTACAATAATCGCGGGAAAGTGGCATGGAACGAATGGTGTCCACCCGAACGTCGCCACGGTTTCGACCATTGGATAGCTTATGGAACATATGATTACCATTTGAAACCGATGTACTGGAATACCACTGCTCCACGAGACAGCTTCTATTATGTCAACCAATGGGGTCCGGAATACGAGGCAAGCAAAGCTATCGAATACATCAACGGACAGAAAGACCAAAAACAACCGTTTGCATTGGTGGTATCGATGAATCCTCCACACACGGGATATGAATTGGTGCCGGACCGATATAAAGAGATATACAAAGATCTGGATGTAGAGGCGCTTTGCAAAGGACGTCCCGATATCCCGGCCAAAGGTACGGAAATGGGAGACTACTTCCGAAATAACATCCGGAACTATTATGCCTGCATCACCGGTGTAGACGAAAATGTAGGGCGAATCATCGAGGCCCTTAAACAAAATAATTTATTTGATAATACGATCGTGGTCTTTACCTCTGACCATGGAATCTGTATGGGTGCTCACGAAAATGCCGGAAAAGATATCTTCTATGAAGAGTCTATGCGTATCCCCATGATTCTATCTTGGCCGGATCAAATAAAACCACGTAAAAGCGACCCGTTGATGATTGCTTTTGCCGACCTATACCCTACACTCCTGTCAATGATGGGATTCAGTAAAGAAATCCCGGAAACAGTACAGACATTCGACCTGTCCAATGAAGTACTGACCGGAAAAAACAAAAAAGATCTTGTACAACCATACTATTTCGTAAAATTCGATAACCATGCAACAGGTTATCGCGGACTCCGTACCGACCGATATACATATGCCGTACACGCAACAGACGGAAAGATCGATAATGTCATTCTTTTCGACCGTACCAATGATCCTCATGAAATGAATAACATTGCCAGCCAACAATTGAAACTTACCCATACATTTAACCGGCAACTGAAAACATGGCTTGAAAAGACCAATGACCCATTTGCCCAATATATAAAACTTAAATAA
- a CDS encoding Sip1-related alpha-galactosidase, producing the protein MKRYFIISLLTLASTVAPLTAVFAQSSFIYEKGKSFKDVNASPMPQTIRLDRTAEPVIYENAVPENATTICYRIQLPSYVRGTFFSRDSRSGDYEWPNNTNRLLPWMFNHLTDLTRDDYPGIPSNARPSTLGDALLLQLTDGSYLFTKAVAGDNSLSWFQVNTDGSLNLYVSTLGTDRLEHKVPVALVQSAGNIYQVFRQAYETLISDRNVSALQKRTEKNYFEALNYLGWCTWEHYHFDIDETKILNDLDAIETSGVPVRYVLIDDGHLANKNRQLTSFTPDPQRFPNGWAPIMAHKNKDKIRWIGLWYALSGYWMGISPDNDFPTHVKNSLYSFNGSLLPGKSTPNIDTFYQYYVHSLKTHGFDFLKVDNQAFTLPLYMGSTEVVRQAKECNLALEKQTHAQQVGLMNCMAQNVLNTDHTLHSGVARVSIDYKKYNENMAKSHLFQSYTNTLLQGQTVWPDHDMFHSSDTICGSLMARSKAISGGPVYLSDSPKEFVKENIFPLIDKEGKIFRPEAPAIPTPESVLTNPLQDGKAYRVFAPTGDEAVSVICYNLNTSPKHRKVTAEIDPKDYLLRETLTGKPTPQQKRVILFDWNNQTATELTGKQTVELDGFTDRLFHLCPIHDGWAVIGIQEKYLSPAAVRILSSTPDKLVLNVLSPGTLKIWTENSGKQELRNIQVKETGKMTIRK; encoded by the coding sequence ATGAAAAGATATTTCATCATAAGTTTGCTTACTTTGGCAAGTACGGTCGCTCCTTTGACGGCTGTATTTGCCCAAAGTTCTTTTATCTACGAAAAAGGTAAATCGTTTAAAGATGTAAACGCCTCTCCAATGCCTCAGACCATCCGCCTGGACAGAACGGCAGAACCGGTCATTTATGAGAATGCAGTTCCTGAGAATGCAACCACTATATGCTACCGCATCCAACTGCCGTCTTATGTACGGGGGACATTCTTCAGCCGGGATTCCCGCTCCGGAGATTACGAATGGCCCAACAATACCAATCGCCTCTTACCTTGGATGTTCAATCATCTGACAGACCTTACCCGGGACGACTATCCGGGTATTCCTTCCAACGCACGTCCTTCTACACTGGGAGACGCTTTATTGTTGCAACTGACCGATGGAAGCTATCTGTTCACCAAAGCAGTAGCGGGTGATAACAGCCTCAGCTGGTTTCAGGTAAATACCGACGGCTCGCTCAATTTATATGTATCGACATTGGGAACCGACCGGCTCGAACACAAAGTACCGGTAGCACTGGTTCAAAGTGCCGGCAACATTTATCAGGTATTCCGGCAGGCTTACGAAACCCTGATATCCGACCGGAACGTATCGGCCCTGCAAAAGCGCACGGAAAAGAACTATTTTGAGGCTCTGAACTATCTGGGATGGTGTACCTGGGAACATTACCATTTCGATATTGATGAAACAAAAATCCTGAATGACCTGGATGCCATCGAAACCTCCGGAGTTCCTGTACGTTACGTACTGATCGACGATGGTCACCTGGCCAACAAGAATCGTCAACTGACAAGTTTTACCCCCGATCCTCAACGTTTCCCGAACGGATGGGCTCCGATCATGGCACACAAAAACAAAGATAAAATACGTTGGATAGGATTGTGGTATGCCCTCTCCGGATATTGGATGGGAATCTCCCCCGATAATGATTTTCCAACCCATGTAAAAAACAGCCTCTATTCTTTCAATGGAAGTCTTTTGCCCGGTAAAAGCACCCCGAATATCGACACGTTCTACCAGTATTACGTTCACTCTCTGAAAACCCATGGATTCGATTTTCTTAAAGTAGACAATCAGGCATTCACCTTACCGCTTTACATGGGCTCTACTGAAGTCGTACGTCAGGCGAAAGAGTGTAATCTGGCATTGGAAAAGCAAACTCACGCACAGCAGGTGGGACTGATGAACTGCATGGCTCAAAACGTACTTAACACGGACCACACCCTGCATAGCGGAGTTGCCCGTGTCAGCATTGACTATAAGAAATACAATGAGAACATGGCAAAGTCGCATCTCTTCCAGTCATACACCAACACATTACTGCAAGGGCAAACCGTATGGCCGGATCACGATATGTTTCATTCCAGCGATACGATCTGTGGCAGTTTGATGGCTCGTTCCAAGGCTATTTCAGGCGGCCCGGTCTACCTGTCCGATTCTCCGAAAGAATTTGTAAAAGAGAATATTTTCCCACTGATCGATAAAGAGGGCAAAATATTCCGCCCGGAAGCCCCTGCCATTCCGACCCCAGAATCGGTACTGACCAATCCACTGCAAGACGGAAAGGCATACAGGGTATTCGCTCCTACCGGTGACGAGGCTGTATCCGTCATTTGTTATAACCTCAACACCTCACCCAAACACCGGAAAGTAACCGCCGAAATAGACCCGAAGGATTATCTGTTACGCGAAACACTGACCGGCAAACCAACACCTCAACAAAAACGAGTGATTCTATTCGACTGGAATAATCAGACAGCCACTGAACTGACCGGTAAACAGACTGTAGAACTGGATGGCTTTACCGACCGTCTATTCCATCTCTGTCCGATCCATGACGGATGGGCGGTTATCGGGATACAGGAAAAATATCTGTCACCTGCGGCCGTCCGGATTCTATCTTCGACACCGGACAAATTGGTTCTCAATGTATTGTCTCCGGGAACTCTGAAAATATGGACAGAGAACTCCGGAAAACAAGAACTGAGAAACATTCAGGTAAAGGAAACCGGAAAAATGACCATCAGAAAATAA
- a CDS encoding RagB/SusD family nutrient uptake outer membrane protein has product MKKNLLYIFSLASVLCSCNDFLDKEPLDAVPTDKYLLAESDLAAYSANLYDQLPSHTPGQYSMGVFATDNNSDNQAASNPNGSFVKGETRVAQSGGAWDFGKIRNVNYFINKVRPRLEAGELSGVEANNMHYLGEMYFFRAYIYFTKLVALGDFPILKHWISEDYETVREASKRRPRNEVARFIIQDLDSAYYYMKATPPMSNRLTKDCAALMKSRVALFEGTWEKYHKGTARVPGGPGWPGANKDYLKDFTINIDSEIKYFLTEAKTAAQIVADKYTLFNDYPSLFNSQSLANASEVLLWRAYDASLTPAVNHFVVGYIQRNGGGNTGWTRSMMQSYLMENGLPIYANNSGYQGDKTYEAVATNRDPRLIYNTLLPGDLLSEGGSNIEYLVKGYGYYYRAPIVLGQDENKCPTGYSVKKGLATDAAQGPTLPSTTACVIFRAAEAYLNYMEADYELNNSLDANSSKYWKALRNRAGMDTDFQKTIDATDLSKEIDFARYSGSEFVSTTLYNIRRERRIEFAAEGLRLNDLKRWRALDMMQGYHVEGFDLWSENYQRYKTPSPIPVADVTLSVINLIESGNNNANVSAKSESQYLRPYRINTNNIAYNGYNWNQNKYLNPIAFDHFRLTTAEEGSTDYTTSTIYQNPGWKIETSSLPEGD; this is encoded by the coding sequence ATGAAAAAGAATCTATTATATATTTTTAGTTTAGCAAGTGTTTTATGCTCTTGCAATGACTTTCTCGACAAAGAGCCACTAGATGCCGTACCTACCGACAAATATCTTTTGGCAGAAAGCGATTTAGCAGCCTATTCGGCTAATCTATATGATCAACTTCCATCCCACACTCCAGGCCAATACAGTATGGGAGTATTTGCAACAGACAATAATAGTGACAACCAAGCAGCAAGTAATCCAAACGGTTCATTTGTAAAGGGAGAAACACGTGTGGCTCAAAGTGGAGGTGCTTGGGATTTTGGGAAAATCCGGAATGTCAATTATTTCATCAATAAGGTACGTCCCCGACTGGAAGCCGGCGAACTTAGTGGAGTAGAAGCTAACAATATGCACTATCTGGGAGAGATGTATTTCTTTCGCGCTTATATTTACTTTACTAAATTAGTTGCACTCGGTGATTTCCCTATCTTAAAACATTGGATTTCGGAAGATTATGAAACAGTTAGAGAGGCAAGTAAACGGCGCCCACGCAATGAAGTAGCACGTTTCATCATACAAGATTTAGATTCTGCTTACTATTATATGAAAGCAACCCCACCAATGAGCAATCGCCTAACCAAAGACTGTGCTGCCCTCATGAAAAGTCGTGTGGCATTATTTGAAGGTACTTGGGAAAAATACCACAAAGGGACCGCACGTGTACCAGGAGGTCCGGGATGGCCAGGAGCAAACAAAGATTATTTAAAGGACTTCACTATCAATATTGATTCTGAAATTAAATACTTCCTGACAGAAGCTAAAACTGCCGCTCAAATAGTAGCTGATAAATACACTTTATTTAACGATTATCCGTCGTTATTCAACAGCCAATCATTAGCTAACGCTTCGGAAGTGTTATTGTGGAGAGCCTACGACGCCAGTTTAACTCCGGCAGTCAATCATTTTGTTGTCGGTTACATCCAACGCAATGGAGGTGGGAATACCGGATGGACTCGTAGTATGATGCAAAGTTATTTGATGGAAAATGGCTTGCCAATATACGCAAACAATTCTGGTTATCAAGGAGATAAAACTTATGAAGCAGTTGCAACCAATCGTGATCCACGACTGATTTATAATACTTTATTACCTGGAGATCTCTTATCTGAAGGAGGAAGTAACATTGAATATCTAGTCAAAGGATATGGTTATTATTATCGTGCACCAATTGTACTTGGACAGGACGAAAACAAATGTCCCACCGGCTATTCAGTAAAAAAGGGATTAGCAACAGATGCCGCACAAGGACCTACACTCCCATCAACTACAGCCTGTGTCATATTCCGTGCAGCAGAGGCATACTTGAATTATATGGAAGCTGATTATGAACTGAATAACTCGCTTGATGCCAACAGTTCCAAATACTGGAAAGCTTTACGAAATCGAGCAGGAATGGATACCGATTTTCAAAAAACAATAGACGCTACAGATCTGAGTAAAGAGATCGATTTTGCCCGCTATTCAGGTTCTGAATTTGTTTCAACCACTTTGTATAATATTCGTCGGGAACGTCGCATCGAATTTGCGGCCGAAGGATTACGCCTAAATGATCTGAAACGCTGGCGTGCATTAGACATGATGCAAGGTTATCACGTAGAAGGATTCGATTTATGGAGTGAAAATTATCAACGTTACAAAACTCCTAGCCCAATACCAGTTGCAGACGTCACTCTCTCTGTCATTAATCTGATTGAATCAGGTAACAATAATGCTAATGTATCAGCTAAATCAGAAAGTCAGTACTTACGTCCTTACCGGATCAATACAAACAACATTGCATACAATGGCTATAATTGGAACCAAAATAAATATTTAAATCCAATTGCTTTTGACCACTTCCGTCTGACGACAGCAGAAGAAGGATCAACCGACTATACAACCTCTACGATTTATCAAAATCCGGGATGGAAGATAGAAACGAGCAGTCTCCCTGAAGGAGATTAG
- a CDS encoding sulfatase has product MNKKIIIPLALAPLAAPALQAQHQQPNGRTDTRPNIILFMVDDMGWQDTSLPFWTQKTHYNEVYETPNMERLAKQGMMFTQAYASSISSPTRCSLITGTNAARHRVTNWTYPKGQQTDRPSDVFNVADWNVNGVCQVPNIDHTFQATSLAEILKDNGYHTIHCGKAHFGAVNTPGESPYHMGFEVNIAGHAGGGLASYLGENNYGNRTDGKPNPWFAVPGLEKYWGTDTFVSEALTLEAIKALDHAKEYNQPFFLYMAHYAIHVPIDKDKRFYQKYINKGLTPKEAAYAALIEGMDKSLGDLMDWLDKNGEADNTIVIFMSDNGGLSSEPEWRDGKLHTQNSPLNSGKGSAYEGGVREPMIVRWPGVVKPDTKCDKYLIIEDFYPTILEMAQIKHYKTVQPIDGISFMPLLTHTGDPSKGRSLHWNFPNHWGNDGPGIGPTCTVRKGDWKLIYYYDSGKKELFNIPEDIGEKNDLAALHPDIVKSLSKELGDYLRKVGGQRPSFKATGKPCPWPDEIK; this is encoded by the coding sequence ATGAATAAGAAAATAATTATCCCCCTCGCACTGGCTCCATTGGCTGCCCCGGCTCTGCAAGCCCAGCACCAGCAGCCGAACGGACGTACGGACACACGCCCCAACATCATTCTCTTCATGGTAGACGACATGGGCTGGCAAGATACATCCCTGCCTTTCTGGACCCAAAAGACACACTACAACGAGGTATACGAAACTCCTAATATGGAGCGCCTTGCCAAACAAGGTATGATGTTCACCCAAGCCTATGCCAGCAGCATCAGTTCGCCCACCCGTTGTAGCCTGATTACAGGAACTAACGCCGCGCGTCACCGGGTAACCAACTGGACATATCCCAAAGGCCAGCAAACAGACCGCCCGAGCGATGTATTCAATGTAGCGGACTGGAATGTAAACGGGGTTTGCCAGGTTCCCAATATCGACCACACGTTTCAGGCAACCTCACTGGCAGAAATCCTGAAAGACAATGGCTACCACACGATTCATTGTGGGAAAGCACATTTCGGCGCCGTCAACACTCCGGGAGAAAGTCCTTATCACATGGGCTTTGAAGTCAACATAGCCGGACATGCAGGAGGCGGATTGGCAAGCTACCTGGGTGAAAATAATTACGGAAACCGGACGGACGGTAAACCGAATCCCTGGTTTGCCGTTCCGGGATTAGAGAAATACTGGGGAACCGATACTTTCGTCAGTGAAGCTCTGACGCTCGAAGCTATCAAAGCACTCGATCATGCCAAAGAATACAATCAGCCTTTCTTCCTCTACATGGCTCACTACGCTATCCATGTTCCGATCGATAAAGACAAACGCTTCTATCAAAAATATATCAATAAAGGATTGACTCCCAAAGAAGCTGCTTATGCGGCCCTGATCGAAGGTATGGACAAAAGTCTGGGTGACCTGATGGACTGGCTGGATAAAAACGGAGAAGCAGACAATACCATCGTCATCTTTATGAGCGACAACGGCGGTCTGTCCAGCGAACCGGAATGGCGTGACGGAAAACTGCACACGCAGAACTCTCCTCTCAACAGTGGGAAAGGATCGGCTTACGAAGGCGGTGTACGCGAACCGATGATCGTCCGCTGGCCGGGAGTTGTAAAACCGGATACCAAATGTGATAAATATTTAATTATCGAGGACTTCTATCCGACCATACTCGAGATGGCACAAATCAAACATTATAAGACGGTACAGCCGATCGATGGAATTAGTTTTATGCCTCTGCTGACACATACCGGTGATCCGTCCAAAGGACGCAGCCTGCACTGGAACTTCCCTAATCATTGGGGAAACGACGGTCCCGGCATCGGCCCGACTTGTACCGTACGCAAAGGTGACTGGAAGTTGATTTACTACTATGACAGCGGTAAAAAAGAGTTGTTCAATATTCCGGAAGATATAGGAGAAAAGAATGACCTGGCAGCCCTACATCCGGACATTGTGAAAAGTTTATCTAAAGAGCTGGGTGACTATTTGCGCAAAGTAGGCGGCCAACGCCCTTCATTCAAAGCAACCGGAAAGCCATGCCCATGGCCGGACGAAATCAAATAA
- a CDS encoding HAD family hydrolase, whose translation MKKLIIFDLDGTLLNTIADLAHSTNHALQTLGYPTHEVASYNFMVGNGINKLFERALPEGEKTEENVLRVRKEFLLHYDRHNADESRPYPGIPELLETLQDKDYKLAVASNKYQAATEKLIAHYFPGIRFVAVFGQREGVKVKPDPAVVHDILRIAGVSKDEVLYVGDSGVDMQTAINSGVTSCGVTWGFRPRTELESFCPDYIVDKAETILSIV comes from the coding sequence ATGAAGAAACTGATAATATTCGATTTGGATGGTACTTTATTGAATACCATTGCCGATTTGGCACATAGTACGAATCATGCTCTGCAAACTTTGGGATATCCGACTCATGAAGTCGCTTCCTATAACTTCATGGTAGGTAACGGCATCAACAAATTGTTTGAGCGTGCATTACCCGAAGGAGAGAAAACCGAGGAGAATGTGCTCCGCGTTCGTAAAGAATTTCTTTTGCATTATGACCGGCATAATGCCGACGAGAGTCGCCCTTATCCGGGAATTCCGGAATTGTTGGAAACATTGCAGGATAAAGATTACAAATTGGCCGTGGCTTCCAATAAATATCAGGCAGCCACCGAGAAGCTGATAGCACATTATTTCCCAGGAATCCGGTTTGTTGCTGTATTTGGGCAGCGTGAGGGAGTGAAGGTGAAGCCGGATCCTGCTGTGGTGCATGATATTTTGCGGATTGCCGGTGTTTCGAAAGACGAAGTGCTGTATGTCGGCGATTCGGGAGTGGATATGCAGACGGCTATCAATAGCGGAGTTACTTCCTGTGGAGTCACGTGGGGATTCCGCCCCCGTACGGAGCTTGAATCATTCTGTCCGGATTATATAGTAGACAAGGCGGAAACTATTTTGTCTATTGTTTGA
- a CDS encoding alpha-L-fucosidase: MNRINTTLLLLFCSVYCLAQQATIPVPKPFQLKWHQAEMGAVFHYDLHVFDGVRYGQGNNRINPIEDYNIFNPTELNTDQWVLAAKAAGCKFAVLTATHETGFGLWQSDVNPYCLKAVKWRDGKGDIVRDFVNSCRKYGLQPGIYIGIRWNSLLGIHNFKAEGEGEFAHNRQAWYKRLCEKMVTELCTRYGDLYMIWFDGGADDPRGDGPDVEPIVNKYQPNCLFYHNIDRADFRWGGSETGTVGYPCWSTFPAPCSHHKRIESNVDQIELLKHGDKDGKYWVPAMADTPLRGANGRHEWFWEPDDENNIYPLNELMDKYEKSVGRNATLILGLTPDPNGLIPTGDEQRLKEFGTEINRRFSSPLAQISGQKKSLTLKLDKKQPVNYCIIQENIQNGERIRQYKVEAKVNGKWQTVCSGESVGHKRIEKFDPVEATALRLTVLQSIALPDIINFSAFSVN; the protein is encoded by the coding sequence ATGAACAGAATCAACACCACCCTACTCTTACTTTTTTGCTCAGTCTATTGCTTGGCGCAACAGGCTACTATCCCCGTTCCCAAGCCCTTTCAGTTGAAATGGCATCAAGCGGAAATGGGAGCCGTATTCCATTATGATCTGCATGTGTTCGACGGAGTACGCTACGGACAAGGCAACAACCGCATCAATCCGATAGAAGATTACAACATATTCAACCCTACGGAACTAAACACAGACCAGTGGGTGCTGGCAGCCAAAGCAGCCGGATGTAAGTTTGCCGTACTGACTGCCACTCATGAAACCGGTTTCGGTCTCTGGCAGAGTGACGTAAATCCTTATTGCCTCAAAGCCGTAAAATGGAGAGACGGCAAAGGGGATATCGTCCGTGACTTTGTCAACTCTTGCCGCAAATACGGCTTACAACCGGGTATCTACATCGGTATCCGGTGGAATTCTCTTTTGGGCATACATAACTTTAAGGCAGAAGGAGAAGGAGAATTTGCTCACAACCGGCAAGCATGGTACAAACGACTGTGTGAAAAGATGGTGACCGAACTTTGTACCCGTTATGGAGATCTATACATGATTTGGTTTGACGGCGGCGCCGATGATCCTCGTGGAGACGGACCGGACGTAGAGCCTATTGTGAATAAATATCAGCCTAATTGCCTGTTCTATCATAATATAGATCGTGCAGATTTCCGTTGGGGTGGTTCCGAAACCGGTACCGTAGGTTATCCCTGCTGGTCCACCTTCCCCGCTCCCTGTTCACATCACAAACGGATAGAAAGCAATGTCGATCAAATCGAACTGTTGAAGCATGGCGACAAAGATGGAAAATACTGGGTACCGGCCATGGCAGATACTCCTTTACGTGGAGCCAACGGACGTCACGAATGGTTCTGGGAACCGGATGACGAAAACAACATCTATCCATTGAACGAACTAATGGATAAATATGAAAAATCAGTAGGACGGAACGCTACCCTGATTTTAGGCCTGACACCCGACCCGAACGGATTAATACCTACAGGAGACGAACAACGCCTGAAAGAATTCGGTACAGAAATCAATCGTCGCTTCTCTTCTCCATTAGCCCAGATATCGGGACAGAAAAAAAGTTTGACCTTGAAACTGGACAAAAAGCAACCGGTAAACTACTGCATCATTCAAGAAAACATACAGAACGGAGAACGTATCCGCCAATATAAAGTAGAAGCCAAGGTAAATGGAAAGTGGCAAACAGTTTGTTCCGGAGAATCTGTCGGACACAAACGCATCGAAAAATTCGATCCGGTAGAAGCTACGGCATTACGGCTGACCGTACTGCAATCCATTGCATTACCCGATATTATAAATTTCAGTGCTTTTTCTGTCAACTAA